A section of the Streptomyces sp. CG1 genome encodes:
- a CDS encoding LCP family protein, which translates to MSLAPRDGGTPEGAGRHGGGQRAGGSGTERPRRRRRALRWSATILAVVILGSAGAGYLYYQHLNSNIQKGRRSSGDDSKAHKTPANAAGQTPVNILLIGSDSRNSAENLRLGGSRDSVGAPGNADVQMLIHLSADRKSAAMVSIPRDTRVDIPKCTDPDTGKVYPATNDIINTTLGRGGAGCTLATWENLTGVYIDHWMTIDFAGVVSMADAIGGVDVCVKQNVWDHSTPAQRGGSGLKLTAGTHKVQGVQALQWLRTRHAWGSDLMRARAQHMYLNSMIRTLKQQNVFTDSGRLMNLAEAATKSLKVSEEIGTVKKLYDLAMEMKSVPSNRITSVTMPNVKDSANSEHVVPDPAGADRIWQMLRDDVPLDKNGDKNGKASDTPQVASKGTAAKSPSTDPGRLGVLVRNATQSSTESAVPGRANDISQVLAQQGYTRASADTSGALSEDSTVVQYPSADLQGDAQAVAKALGIPTSAVKRSTDVSGVTVVVGADWRTGTAFPKQSKPKAGDLPTGSDAINGSDSSQCMDVYEPYQW; encoded by the coding sequence ATGTCGCTCGCACCGCGGGACGGCGGGACGCCGGAGGGGGCCGGCCGGCACGGCGGGGGGCAGCGCGCAGGCGGTTCCGGGACCGAGCGGCCGCGCCGCAGACGGAGGGCTCTGCGGTGGTCGGCGACCATACTCGCGGTGGTGATACTCGGCAGCGCGGGCGCCGGCTATCTCTACTACCAGCATCTGAACTCCAATATCCAGAAGGGCCGACGCAGCAGCGGCGACGACTCCAAGGCCCACAAGACACCGGCGAACGCGGCCGGTCAGACGCCGGTGAACATCCTGCTGATCGGCTCGGACAGCCGTAACTCCGCGGAGAATCTGAGGCTCGGCGGCAGCAGGGACAGCGTCGGCGCCCCGGGGAACGCCGACGTGCAGATGCTCATCCACCTCTCCGCGGACCGCAAGAGCGCCGCCATGGTGAGCATCCCCCGGGACACCCGCGTCGACATCCCGAAGTGCACGGACCCGGACACCGGCAAGGTCTATCCGGCGACCAACGACATCATCAACACCACGCTGGGCCGCGGCGGGGCGGGCTGCACGCTGGCCACCTGGGAGAACCTCACCGGGGTCTACATCGACCACTGGATGACGATCGACTTCGCGGGTGTGGTGAGCATGGCGGACGCCATCGGCGGCGTCGACGTCTGTGTGAAGCAGAACGTCTGGGACCACTCGACGCCGGCCCAGCGCGGCGGCTCCGGGCTGAAGTTGACGGCCGGGACGCACAAGGTCCAGGGCGTGCAGGCCCTGCAGTGGCTGCGCACGCGGCACGCCTGGGGCAGCGACCTGATGCGGGCCCGCGCCCAGCACATGTACCTGAACTCGATGATCCGCACGCTGAAGCAGCAGAACGTGTTCACGGACTCCGGCCGGCTGATGAACCTGGCCGAGGCGGCCACCAAGTCCCTGAAGGTCTCCGAGGAGATCGGCACGGTCAAGAAGCTGTACGACCTGGCCATGGAGATGAAGTCGGTGCCGTCGAACCGCATCACGTCGGTGACGATGCCCAACGTCAAGGACAGCGCGAACTCCGAGCACGTGGTGCCGGATCCGGCCGGCGCCGACCGGATCTGGCAGATGCTCCGCGACGACGTGCCGCTCGACAAGAACGGCGACAAGAACGGCAAGGCCTCGGACACACCGCAGGTCGCGAGCAAGGGTACGGCGGCCAAGTCGCCGTCCACAGACCCTGGTCGGCTGGGCGTGCTGGTGCGCAACGCCACGCAGAGTTCCACCGAGAGCGCGGTCCCGGGGCGGGCGAACGACATCAGCCAGGTGCTGGCGCAGCAGGGCTATACGCGGGCGAGTGCCGACACCTCGGGGGCGCTGTCCGAGGACAGTACGGTCGTGCAGTACCCGAGCGCGGATCTGCAGGGGGACGCGCAGGCGGTGGCGAAGGCGCTCGGCATCCCGACGAGCGCGGTGAAGAGGTCGACCGATGTGTCGGGGGTCACGGTGGTCGTGGGCGCGGACTGGCGCACCGGCACCGCGTTTCCGAAGCAGTCCAAGCCGAAGGCCGGCGACCTGCCCACCGGCTCCGACGCCATCAACGGGTCGGACTCGTCACAGTGCATGGACGTGTACGAGCCGTATCAGTGGTAG
- a CDS encoding glycosyltransferase family 2 protein: MNAKPDVRLPAVSVIMPVLDEERHLRGAVQAILAQEYAGELEVVIALGPSTDRTDEIAAELVRETASHQSKRVHTVPNPTGRTPAALNAAIKASRHPIVVRVDGHGMLSPNYIATAVRLLEETGAQNVGGIMHAEGENDWEHAVAAAMTSKIGVGNAAFHTGGEAGPAETVYLGVFRREALEQQGGYNEEFIRAQDWELNFRIREAGGLVWFSPELRVSYRPRPSVRALAKQYKDYGRWRHVVARYHSGSINLRYLAPPTAVCAIAAGIVAGAALTPWGLVVPAGYLAAIAAGSVPAGKGLPLKARLQIPVALATMHMCWGWGFLTSPKSLAKRVVASRRPAVLSSR; the protein is encoded by the coding sequence ATGAACGCCAAGCCCGACGTGCGGCTCCCCGCTGTTTCCGTGATCATGCCCGTCCTCGACGAGGAGCGGCATCTGCGCGGGGCCGTCCAAGCGATCCTCGCGCAGGAGTACGCCGGCGAGCTGGAGGTCGTCATCGCCCTCGGTCCGTCCACGGACCGCACGGACGAGATCGCAGCCGAGCTGGTGCGGGAAACTGCGTCCCATCAAAGCAAGCGCGTCCATACTGTCCCGAATCCCACCGGCCGCACGCCCGCCGCGCTGAACGCCGCGATCAAGGCCTCCCGGCACCCGATCGTGGTCCGCGTCGACGGTCACGGCATGCTCTCGCCGAACTACATCGCCACCGCCGTCCGGCTCCTGGAGGAGACCGGCGCGCAGAACGTCGGCGGCATCATGCACGCCGAGGGCGAGAACGACTGGGAGCATGCGGTCGCCGCCGCGATGACCTCGAAGATCGGTGTCGGCAACGCCGCCTTCCACACGGGCGGCGAGGCGGGTCCGGCCGAGACCGTCTACCTCGGCGTCTTCCGCCGCGAGGCGCTGGAGCAACAGGGCGGCTACAACGAGGAGTTCATCCGCGCCCAGGACTGGGAGCTGAACTTCCGGATCAGGGAAGCGGGCGGACTCGTCTGGTTCTCGCCCGAGCTGCGGGTGTCGTACCGGCCGCGGCCCTCGGTGCGGGCGCTGGCCAAGCAGTACAAGGACTACGGCCGCTGGCGGCACGTCGTGGCCCGCTACCACTCCGGCTCCATCAACCTGCGCTACCTCGCCCCGCCGACGGCAGTCTGCGCCATAGCGGCCGGGATCGTGGCCGGCGCGGCACTCACCCCTTGGGGCCTCGTCGTTCCCGCCGGCTATCTGGCGGCGATCGCCGCGGGCTCCGTCCCGGCGGGCAAGGGGCTGCCCCTGAAGGCCCGGCTGCAGATCCCGGTGGCCCTGGCCACCATGCACATGTGCTGGGGCTGGGGCTTCCTGACCAGCCCGAAGTCGCTGGCGAAGAGGGTCGTCGCGTCACGGCGCCCGGCGGTGCTCAGCTCGCGCTGA
- a CDS encoding LCP family protein, with the protein MRAVTTLSVLVLASAGIGHAVISSLDAGIARVDAFKDMKNRPSAGHGTNVLLVGTDGRDKITEQERRQFRLGGVPCHCTDTMMIVHISENRDRATVVSLPRDSFAEVPERTDDTSGDQHASHPIRLNAAYAEGGPGLTIRTVENMTHVKIDHYLEVDFNSFMKTVDVLGGVKICTATPLKDSYTGLDLAPGTHTLTGGQALQYVRARHIDGASDLGRMKRQQQFLAALIERATSSGVLLNPMRFRDVTRAVLGSVRADEGFGADELLDLGRAMRDFSPSSSEFTTVPIAQMNYDVKGIGSTLKWDQAKADQLFTALRDDKPLAKDQPHHAHTPAPASVDVDPRQIRVQVANGTGTVGLAGRVDTALAATGFATTRQPVTAPGHVPQTVIFYDPRWDRSARALAAALPGSELHPAPGQGPLLKVTAGTDFKDVRKVRFDDPAQPQQNVLRGDEVLC; encoded by the coding sequence ATGCGGGCGGTGACCACGCTGTCCGTGCTGGTGCTCGCCTCCGCAGGGATCGGGCACGCGGTGATCAGCAGCCTGGACGCGGGCATCGCCCGGGTCGACGCCTTCAAGGACATGAAGAACCGGCCCAGCGCGGGCCATGGCACGAATGTGCTGCTGGTCGGCACCGACGGCCGCGACAAGATCACCGAGCAGGAGCGGCGGCAGTTCCGGCTGGGCGGAGTGCCCTGTCACTGCACGGACACGATGATGATCGTGCACATCTCGGAGAACCGGGACCGGGCCACCGTGGTGAGCCTGCCCCGCGACTCCTTCGCCGAGGTGCCCGAGCGCACCGACGACACCTCCGGAGACCAGCACGCATCGCATCCGATCAGGCTCAACGCGGCCTACGCCGAGGGCGGCCCCGGGCTGACGATCCGCACCGTCGAGAACATGACCCATGTGAAGATCGACCACTATCTGGAGGTCGACTTCAACAGTTTCATGAAGACCGTGGACGTCCTCGGCGGGGTGAAGATCTGTACGGCGACCCCGCTGAAGGACTCCTACACCGGTCTCGACCTCGCCCCCGGCACTCACACCCTCACCGGCGGGCAGGCCCTGCAGTATGTGCGGGCCCGGCACATCGACGGGGCGAGCGACCTGGGCCGGATGAAGCGGCAGCAGCAGTTCCTGGCCGCGCTGATCGAGCGGGCCACCTCCTCCGGGGTGCTGCTGAACCCGATGCGGTTCCGGGACGTCACCCGGGCGGTGCTCGGGTCGGTCCGCGCCGACGAGGGCTTCGGCGCGGACGAACTGCTCGACCTCGGCCGGGCCATGCGGGACTTCTCCCCGTCCTCCTCCGAGTTCACCACCGTGCCCATCGCGCAGATGAACTACGACGTCAAGGGCATCGGCTCGACCCTGAAGTGGGACCAGGCCAAGGCGGACCAGCTCTTCACGGCCCTGCGCGACGACAAGCCGCTCGCCAAGGACCAGCCGCACCACGCCCACACCCCCGCGCCGGCGTCGGTGGACGTGGACCCGCGGCAGATCCGGGTCCAGGTGGCGAACGGCACCGGTACGGTCGGGCTCGCGGGGCGCGTCGACACGGCGCTCGCGGCGACCGGTTTCGCCACGACCCGCCAGCCGGTGACGGCCCCCGGCCATGTGCCGCAAACGGTGATCTTCTACGACCCCCGCTGGGACCGCTCCGCCCGCGCCCTGGCCGCCGCCCTGCCGGGCAGCGAACTGCACCCGGCTCCGGGCCAGGGCCCCCTGCTGAAGGTGACCGCCGGAACCGACTTCAAGGACGTCCGCAAGGTCCGCTTCGACGACCCGGCACAACCCCAGCAGAACGTGCTGCGCGGCGACGAAGTGCTCTGCTGA
- a CDS encoding acyl-CoA thioesterase: MTDQVTGPEPDIPGKPTSASRTTLSHIMTHNDTNLLGTVHGGVIMKLVDDAAGAVAGRHSGGPAVTASMDEMAFLEPVRVGDLVHVKAQVNWTGRTSMEVGVRVLAERWNESTPATQVGSAYLVFAAVDADGKPRSVPPVVPETDRDRRRYQEAQIRRTHRLARRRAIRELREKRVAEGFQD, translated from the coding sequence ATGACAGACCAGGTCACGGGCCCGGAACCGGACATCCCCGGCAAGCCGACGTCCGCCTCGCGCACCACCCTCAGCCACATCATGACCCACAACGACACCAACCTCCTGGGGACGGTGCACGGCGGGGTGATCATGAAACTGGTCGACGACGCGGCGGGCGCGGTGGCGGGCCGGCACTCCGGCGGCCCTGCCGTCACGGCTTCCATGGACGAGATGGCCTTCCTGGAGCCGGTCCGCGTCGGTGATCTGGTCCATGTGAAGGCGCAGGTCAACTGGACCGGCCGTACCTCCATGGAGGTCGGAGTACGGGTTCTCGCCGAGCGCTGGAACGAGTCGACCCCGGCCACCCAGGTCGGCTCCGCCTATCTGGTCTTCGCCGCCGTCGACGCCGACGGCAAGCCGCGTTCGGTGCCGCCGGTCGTCCCGGAGACCGACCGCGACCGCCGCCGCTACCAGGAGGCACAGATCCGTCGCACCCACCGCCTGGCCCGCCGCCGCGCCATCCGCGAGCTGCGGGAGAAGAGGGTGGCGGAGGGGTTCCAGGACTAA
- a CDS encoding LCP family protein, which translates to MNDWPEGWSDNNGGPRYGRGSAGAQPEGARAMRQVRRGPAVPPGQRSYGDPGPAAPPYGTAVPQQPSYVDGQGYDEGAGYNTGHVYGGGRGGFVPNDNDPDPELDHYRPRPNWRRRIKWTVITLATVLIVTSVATYFWADSKLRREVDLSQVIDRPASGSGTNYLIVGSDSREGMTKADEQRLHTGSAEGKRTDSMMILHVGDNGDTLVSLPRDSNVTVPSYKGSTSGKVFPARGRQEKLNATYAEDGPTLLVRTIEANTGLHIDHYVEIGFQGFANIVDAVGGVDINIDKGFKDKWSGADFKAGEQTLNGQQALAFVRTRHAFAASDLQRTKNQQKFLSALAHQVATPSTVLNPFTFYPVMGAGLDSLIVDKDMSLWDLGSMFWAMKGVQGGGGTSLNMPISGSVGGNLVWDKAKVKTLVDELNNDQKVTVTGN; encoded by the coding sequence ATGAATGACTGGCCCGAGGGATGGTCCGACAACAATGGCGGACCCCGGTACGGACGCGGAAGCGCCGGCGCGCAGCCGGAGGGCGCGCGTGCGATGCGACAGGTGCGGCGCGGCCCGGCGGTACCGCCCGGCCAGCGCTCGTACGGCGACCCCGGCCCGGCGGCACCGCCGTACGGGACCGCTGTTCCGCAGCAGCCGTCGTACGTGGACGGCCAGGGATACGACGAGGGCGCCGGCTACAACACCGGGCATGTGTACGGCGGCGGCCGCGGCGGCTTCGTACCCAACGACAACGACCCGGACCCGGAGCTCGATCACTACCGGCCGCGCCCGAACTGGCGGCGCCGGATCAAGTGGACCGTGATCACGCTGGCGACCGTGTTGATCGTCACATCCGTCGCGACCTACTTCTGGGCCGACTCCAAGCTGCGCCGCGAGGTCGACCTGTCCCAGGTCATCGACCGGCCCGCGTCGGGCTCGGGCACGAACTACCTGATCGTCGGCTCGGACAGCCGTGAGGGCATGACCAAGGCGGACGAGCAGAGGCTGCACACCGGTTCCGCCGAGGGCAAGCGCACCGACTCGATGATGATCCTGCACGTCGGCGACAACGGCGACACGCTGGTCTCGCTGCCGCGCGACTCGAACGTGACCGTCCCGTCGTACAAGGGCTCGACGTCCGGGAAGGTCTTCCCGGCGCGGGGCCGGCAGGAGAAGCTCAACGCGACCTACGCCGAGGACGGCCCGACCCTGCTGGTCCGCACGATCGAGGCCAACACCGGTCTGCACATCGACCACTATGTGGAGATCGGCTTCCAGGGCTTCGCGAACATCGTGGACGCGGTCGGCGGTGTCGACATCAACATCGACAAGGGCTTCAAGGACAAGTGGTCCGGCGCCGACTTCAAGGCGGGCGAGCAGACCCTGAACGGCCAGCAGGCTCTCGCCTTCGTCCGCACCCGGCACGCGTTCGCCGCCTCCGACCTGCAGCGCACCAAGAACCAGCAGAAGTTCCTGTCGGCGCTGGCCCACCAGGTGGCCACCCCGTCGACCGTCCTGAACCCCTTCACGTTCTACCCGGTGATGGGCGCGGGTCTGGACTCCCTGATCGTCGACAAGGACATGTCCCTGTGGGACCTGGGCTCGATGTTCTGGGCGATGAAGGGCGTCCAGGGCGGTGGCGGCACGTCCCTGAACATGCCGATCTCCGGCTCCGTCGGCGGCAACCTCGTCTGGGACAAGGCGAAGGTCAAGACCCTGGTGGACGAGCTGAACAACGACCAGAAGGTCACCGTCACCGGTAACTGA
- a CDS encoding four-helix bundle copper-binding protein, translating into MTQPGTMTPMTQQMQDCVNACMAAHTMCEETMSSCMHKGGQAQMQIMRALMDCSETTRMCADMMMRRSPMSGDMCAMCAKACDMCAEACMAMPDDPQMMRCAEACRRAAEMCRAMAGAGKM; encoded by the coding sequence ATGACCCAGCCCGGAACGATGACGCCCATGACCCAGCAGATGCAGGACTGCGTCAACGCCTGCATGGCCGCGCACACCATGTGCGAGGAGACCATGAGTTCCTGCATGCACAAGGGCGGCCAGGCCCAGATGCAGATCATGCGCGCCCTCATGGACTGCTCCGAGACGACCCGTATGTGTGCCGACATGATGATGCGCCGCTCGCCCATGTCGGGCGACATGTGCGCGATGTGCGCCAAGGCCTGCGACATGTGTGCCGAGGCGTGTATGGCGATGCCGGACGACCCGCAGATGATGCGCTGCGCGGAGGCGTGTCGCCGCGCGGCGGAGATGTGCCGCGCCATGGCGGGCGCCGGCAAGATGTGA
- a CDS encoding acyl-CoA dehydrogenase family protein, translating into MAGSADFDLYRPSEEHDMLRDVVRALVEAKIAPYAAAVDEEARFPQEALDALVANDLHAVHVPEEYGGAGADALATVIVIEEVARACVSSSLIPAVNKLGSLPVILSGGEELKKKYLTPLAKGDAMFSYCLSEPEAGSDAAGMKTKAVRDGDHWILNGVKRWITNAGVSEYYTVMAVTDPEKRSKGISAFVVEKSDEGVSFGAPEKKLGIKGSPTREVYFDNVRIPADRMIGEEGTGFMTAMKTLDHTRITIAAQALGVAQGALDYAKGYVHERKQFGKAIADFQGVQFMLADMSMKISAARALTYQAAAASERGDADLTYLGAAAKCFASDVAMEVTTDAVQLLGGYGYTRDYPVERMMRDAKITQIYEGTNQVQRIVMARNLP; encoded by the coding sequence GTGGCCGGATCGGCTGACTTCGACCTGTACCGCCCGTCCGAGGAGCACGACATGCTCCGCGACGTCGTCCGCGCCCTGGTCGAGGCGAAGATCGCGCCGTACGCCGCGGCGGTGGACGAGGAGGCCCGCTTCCCGCAGGAGGCCCTCGACGCCCTCGTCGCCAACGACCTGCACGCGGTGCACGTCCCCGAGGAGTACGGCGGCGCCGGCGCCGACGCGCTCGCCACGGTCATCGTGATCGAGGAGGTGGCCCGCGCCTGCGTCTCCTCCTCCCTGATCCCGGCCGTGAACAAGCTGGGCTCGCTCCCGGTGATCCTCTCCGGCGGCGAGGAGCTGAAGAAGAAGTACCTGACCCCGCTCGCCAAGGGCGACGCGATGTTCTCCTACTGCCTCTCCGAGCCGGAGGCGGGCTCCGACGCGGCCGGCATGAAGACCAAGGCGGTCCGCGACGGCGACCACTGGATCCTCAACGGCGTCAAGCGCTGGATCACCAACGCCGGTGTCTCCGAGTACTACACGGTCATGGCCGTGACCGACCCGGAGAAGCGCTCCAAGGGGATCTCCGCCTTCGTCGTCGAGAAGTCGGACGAGGGCGTCTCCTTCGGTGCCCCGGAGAAGAAGCTCGGCATCAAGGGCTCCCCGACCCGCGAGGTCTACTTCGACAACGTCCGCATCCCCGCCGACCGCATGATCGGCGAGGAGGGCACGGGCTTCATGACGGCCATGAAGACCCTGGACCACACCCGCATCACCATCGCCGCCCAGGCGCTCGGTGTCGCGCAGGGCGCCCTCGACTACGCCAAGGGCTATGTCCACGAGCGCAAGCAGTTCGGCAAGGCGATCGCCGACTTCCAGGGCGTCCAGTTCATGCTCGCCGACATGTCGATGAAGATCTCGGCCGCCCGCGCCCTCACCTACCAGGCCGCCGCCGCCTCCGAGCGCGGCGACGCCGACCTCACCTACCTGGGGGCCGCCGCCAAGTGCTTCGCCTCGGACGTGGCGATGGAGGTCACCACGGACGCCGTCCAACTGCTCGGCGGCTACGGCTACACCCGTGACTACCCGGTGGAGCGCATGATGCGCGACGCCAAGATCACGCAGATCTACGAGGGCACCAACCAGGTCCAGCGGATCGTCATGGCCCGCAACCTGCCGTAA
- a CDS encoding UDP-glucose/GDP-mannose dehydrogenase family protein, whose protein sequence is MSLKITVIGTGYLGATHAAAMAELGFEVLGLDVVPEKIAMLERGETPMYEPGLEELLRRHVAGIEGSTGRLRFTTDWAEVGAFGDVHFVCVNTPQKHGEYACDMSYVDSAISSLAPHLHGPALVVGKSTVPVGSADRLAAYLAEHAPAGGDAELAWNPEFLREGFAVQDTLHPDRIVAGVRSERAEKLLREVYATPIGEGTPFVVTDFPTAELVKTAANSFLATKISFINAMAEVCEASGGDVAKLAEAIGHDDRIGAKFLRAGIGFGGGCLPKDIRAFMARAGELGADQALTFLREIDSINMRRRGQMVEMTREALGGGSFLGKRVAVLGATFKPDSDDVRDSPALNVAGQIHLQGGQVTVYDPKGMANARKVFPTLGYADTALEAVRGADAVLHLTEWQEFRELDPAALGEVAPARLILDGRNALVPELWRRAGWTYRAMGRPTA, encoded by the coding sequence ATGAGCCTGAAGATCACCGTGATCGGCACCGGATATCTGGGCGCCACGCACGCCGCGGCCATGGCCGAGCTGGGCTTCGAGGTGCTGGGGCTCGATGTCGTGCCCGAGAAGATCGCCATGCTGGAGCGCGGCGAGACCCCGATGTACGAGCCGGGTCTCGAAGAGCTGCTGCGCAGGCATGTCGCCGGTATCGAGGGGTCCACCGGACGGCTGCGCTTCACCACCGACTGGGCCGAGGTCGGCGCGTTCGGGGATGTGCACTTCGTCTGCGTCAACACCCCGCAGAAGCACGGCGAGTACGCCTGCGACATGTCGTACGTCGACTCCGCGATCTCCTCGCTCGCCCCGCATCTGCACGGTCCGGCCCTGGTCGTCGGCAAGTCGACCGTCCCGGTCGGCTCGGCCGATCGCCTCGCCGCCTACCTGGCCGAGCACGCGCCGGCGGGCGGCGACGCCGAGCTGGCCTGGAACCCGGAGTTCCTGCGCGAGGGCTTCGCCGTCCAGGACACCCTGCACCCGGACCGGATAGTGGCGGGCGTGCGCAGCGAGCGCGCCGAGAAGCTGCTGCGTGAGGTGTACGCGACCCCGATCGGCGAGGGCACGCCGTTCGTCGTGACCGACTTCCCGACGGCCGAGCTGGTGAAGACGGCGGCGAACTCCTTCCTCGCCACCAAGATCTCCTTCATCAACGCGATGGCGGAGGTGTGCGAGGCCAGCGGCGGTGACGTGGCGAAGCTGGCGGAGGCCATCGGGCACGACGACCGGATCGGGGCCAAGTTCCTGCGCGCCGGGATCGGTTTCGGCGGCGGCTGTCTGCCGAAGGACATCCGGGCGTTCATGGCGCGGGCCGGCGAGCTGGGCGCGGACCAGGCGCTGACCTTCCTGCGCGAGATCGACTCCATCAACATGCGCCGGCGCGGCCAGATGGTGGAGATGACCCGGGAGGCGCTCGGCGGCGGCTCCTTCCTGGGCAAGCGGGTCGCGGTGCTCGGCGCCACCTTCAAGCCCGACTCGGACGACGTCCGTGACTCGCCCGCGCTGAACGTGGCCGGCCAGATCCATCTGCAGGGCGGCCAGGTCACCGTGTACGACCCGAAGGGCATGGCCAACGCCCGCAAGGTCTTCCCGACCCTCGGCTACGCCGACACGGCTCTGGAGGCGGTGCGCGGCGCCGACGCCGTCCTCCACCTCACCGAGTGGCAGGAGTTCCGCGAGCTGGACCCGGCGGCGCTCGGCGAGGTCGCGCCGGCCCGCCTGATCCTGGACGGCCGCAACGCCCTCGTCCCGGAACTGTGGCGACGGGCGGGCTGGACGTACCGGGCGATGGGCCGCCCGACGGCATAA
- a CDS encoding CGNR zinc finger domain-containing protein, producing the protein MNERSAAPGALALVESLVNTLDIETGHDALDAADGRARFGVAEEELAEARGLRESLRAALLAHAGHRPHREVTPLGELLSRAPLYVAVDERDGSAILAPAPDAPLFSRVAAAVAEGLTEGTWMRLKACEAETCHWAYYDRSPAGRGRWCSMQVCGARAKMRRYRAKEG; encoded by the coding sequence ATGAATGAGAGATCGGCCGCACCCGGAGCCCTGGCGCTGGTCGAGTCCCTGGTCAACACGCTGGACATCGAGACGGGCCATGACGCGCTCGACGCGGCGGACGGCCGGGCGCGCTTCGGGGTCGCCGAGGAGGAGCTGGCCGAGGCGCGGGGGCTGCGGGAGTCGCTGCGGGCCGCGCTGCTCGCGCACGCCGGGCACCGGCCGCACCGCGAGGTGACCCCGCTCGGCGAACTGCTGTCCCGCGCGCCGCTGTACGTCGCCGTCGACGAGCGCGACGGCTCCGCGATCCTCGCCCCCGCCCCGGACGCCCCGCTGTTCTCCCGTGTCGCCGCGGCCGTCGCCGAGGGGCTGACGGAAGGCACGTGGATGCGGCTGAAGGCCTGCGAGGCCGAGACCTGCCACTGGGCGTACTACGACCGCAGCCCGGCCGGACGCGGCCGCTGGTGCTCGATGCAGGTGTGCGGGGCGCGGGCGAAGATGCGGCGGTACCGGGCCAAGGAGGGGTAA
- a CDS encoding VOC family protein yields the protein MALAKLGVVVLDCPDPRALAGFYAGVLGGTAEGDGDWVDLEVPGGPALAFQRAPGYVPPKWPAPLDSQQFHLDLTVEDLDAAEKGVLELGARPLDAQDRERTFRVYADPAGHPFCLCAC from the coding sequence ATGGCTCTCGCCAAGCTCGGTGTCGTGGTGCTGGACTGTCCCGATCCCCGCGCGCTGGCCGGTTTCTACGCCGGGGTGCTGGGCGGCACGGCGGAGGGAGACGGCGACTGGGTGGACCTGGAGGTGCCCGGAGGGCCGGCGCTGGCCTTTCAGCGGGCGCCGGGGTACGTGCCGCCGAAGTGGCCCGCACCGCTGGACTCCCAGCAGTTCCATCTGGACCTGACGGTGGAGGACCTGGACGCGGCCGAGAAGGGTGTGCTGGAGCTGGGGGCGCGGCCGCTCGACGCACAGGACCGGGAGCGGACCTTCCGCGTGTACGCCGACCCCGCCGGGCACCCGTTCTGCCTCTGTGCCTGCTGA
- a CDS encoding VOC family protein yields the protein MASVARFRNVVLDCPDPHALAAFYAAVAGGSPQAEDDEWVVLQVPDGPRLGFQRAEGYTPPEWPRADPNGQQFHLDFDAGPTWADVDAAHERVLALGARPLDLEDRETKDFQVYADPAGHPFCLCRIEQPEGLT from the coding sequence ATGGCGTCCGTCGCCCGCTTCCGTAACGTCGTGCTCGACTGCCCCGATCCGCATGCGCTGGCCGCCTTCTACGCGGCGGTGGCCGGAGGCAGCCCGCAGGCCGAGGACGACGAGTGGGTCGTGCTGCAGGTGCCGGACGGGCCGCGGCTGGGCTTCCAGCGGGCCGAGGGGTACACCCCGCCGGAGTGGCCCCGCGCGGACCCCAACGGCCAGCAGTTCCATCTCGACTTCGACGCGGGCCCGACCTGGGCGGACGTCGACGCGGCACATGAGCGGGTGCTCGCGCTGGGGGCGCGGCCGCTGGATCTGGAGGACCGGGAGACCAAGGACTTCCAGGTGTACGCCGATCCGGCCGGGCATCCGTTCTGCCTGTGCCGGATCGAGCAGCCGGAGGGACTCACCTAG
- a CDS encoding Txe/YoeB family addiction module toxin, protein MRSVHFDPDAWEDFLFWLGADRRMARRITRLIGEIQRDPFTGIGKPEPLKGDLSGYWSRRIDDEHRLVYRADDKEVKILKARYHYTD, encoded by the coding sequence ATGAGGAGCGTTCACTTCGATCCGGACGCTTGGGAGGACTTCCTCTTCTGGCTCGGCGCCGACCGCAGGATGGCCCGCCGGATCACCCGTCTGATCGGCGAGATCCAGCGCGACCCGTTCACCGGCATCGGTAAGCCGGAACCGCTCAAAGGCGACCTGTCTGGCTACTGGTCCCGCCGGATCGATGACGAGCACCGCCTGGTGTACCGGGCGGACGACAAGGAAGTGAAGATCCTCAAGGCCCGCTACCACTACACCGACTGA